The following are encoded together in the Culex pipiens pallens isolate TS chromosome 1, TS_CPP_V2, whole genome shotgun sequence genome:
- the LOC120428283 gene encoding uncharacterized protein LOC120428283, which produces MAASFIHGGIRSRSEAPVLLLTLLLIAIKQSSACYFPIEYQGEYITQNTVTDGAVRYSRINITESAIPIWGMCHRRHDNNVVLVTGTDEAQCYRCFHLKLVSKNVLRVLTTDNDYISKCHTNEEKALASCLRDDALQDEEKNTEIILYKFREWNGNEVRQEYCPIHGRYRLTYNIDNGTEDRVECESQDSEVDNCPSGSALNLRFRNCAFRDQEVTFECLGHWRGLRQQNYLALVNTNNDARLGPKYRCATWVENPKTGEIEISFSKDSTCRSINKYHRSSSAYGNGINNDYHSEVISLTPVPQEFGQISQYCSFPNWLIGKWEHVIVSQNQLIYKDHTSFKTYTMKCVKNHTNHEADKYIVYSQTQCGEEKYQCLKIQRRDENVFEFQISSRSEPNYTSTICNEFYFNDDRWLTQGRLDSNSIVSPCPIVGEFSGVIPDDEGLCAKLSSECGSPDIMYYQISACEFDEVYEEREYRCLGQWTHRNIVYTYTQRRDVGTYECFVGTMLSDRQIFIKEAGEHCQRDVNPHRFGMELNKVAHCSMPEMPFKPPSPAVSRPTHKYSEVSTIRSSTSTYNNNNYNSVNTAHSSSPSVVANSTPSSPSVVTTGRSNTHVTNQQQPKQQQPTARPGHTVPAGSGASSTTLHVQSQSSYLLLLATLICVILGCNKFRC; this is translated from the exons CGTCCGCATGCTACTTCCCGATCGAGTACCAGGGCGAATACATCACCCAGAATACGGTGACGGACGGGGCGGTCCGGTACAGCCGGATCAACATCACCGAGAGTGCGATCCCGATCTGGGGCATGTGCCACCGGAGGCACGACAACAACGTGGTCCTGGTCACGGGGACCGACGAGGCGCAGTGCTACCGCTGCTTCCACCTCAAGCTGGTCTCCAAGAACGTCCTGCGGGTACTGACCACGGACAACGACTACATCTCCAAGTGTCACACCAACGAGGAGAAGGCGTTGGCGTCCTGTCTGCGAGATGACGCCCTCCAGGACGAGGAGAAGAACACCGAGATCATCCTCTACA AATTCCGCGAGTGGAACGGCAACGAGGTCCGCCAGGAGTACTGCCCGATCCACGGTCGGTACCGGCTCACCTACAACATCGACAACGGCACCGAGGATCGCGTCGAGTGCGAATCCCAAGACTCCGAGGTGGACAACTGTCCCTCCGGATCGGCCCTCAATCTGCGCTTCCGCAACTGCGCCTTCCGCGATCAGGAGGTCACGTTCGAGTGCCTCGGCCACTGGCGCGGCCTCCGCCAGCAGAACTACCTGGCGCTGGTCAACACCAACAACGACGCCCGGCTCGGACCCAAATATCGCTGCGCGACCTGGGTCGAGAACCCCAAAACGGGCGAGATCGAGATCTCGTTCAGCAAGGACTCCACGTGCCGCTCGATCAACAAGTACCACCGAAGCTCGAGCGCGTACGGCAACGGCATCAACAACGACTACCACAGCGAGGTGATCTCGCTGACGCCAGTCCCGCAGGAGTTTGGCCAGATCAGTCAGTACTGCAG CTTCCCCAACTGGCTGATCGGCAAGTGGGAGCACGTGATCGTCAGCCAGAACCAGCTGATCTACAAGGATCACACCTCGTTCAAGACGTACACGATGAAGTGCGTCAAGAATCACACCAACCACGAAGCGGACAAGTACATCGTCTACAGCCAGACGCAATG CGGTGAGGAAAAGTACCAGTGCCTCAAGATCCAGCGGCGCGACGAGAACGTGTTCGAGTTCCAGATCAGCTCCCGCTCCGAGCCGAACTACACCAGCACGATCTGCAACGAGTTCTACTTCAACGACGACCGGTGGCTGACCCAGGGCCGGCTGGACAGCAACAGCATCGTGTCGCCGTGCCCGATCGTGGGCGAGTTCTCCGGCGTGATCCCCGACGACGAGGGCCTTTGCGCGAAGCTGTCCTCGGAGTGCGGCTCGCCGGACATCATGTACTACCAGATCTCCGCTTGCGAGTTTGACGAGGTGTACGAAG AACGCGAATACCGCTGCCTCGGCCAGTGGACGCACCGGAACATCGTTTACACGTACACCCAGCGGCGGGACGTGGGCACGTACGAGTGCTTCGTCGGCACGATGCTCTCCGACCGGCAGATCTTCATCAAGGAAGCGGGCGAGCACTGCCAGCGGGACGTCAACCCGCACCGGTTCGGCATGGAGCTGAACAAGGTCGCGCACTGCAGCATGCCCGAGATGCCCTTCAAGCCGCCCAGTCCGGCGGTCTCGCGACCAACTCACAAGTACTCCGAGGTCTCGACGATACGATCCTCGACGTCAacgtacaacaacaacaactacaacAGCGTCAACACCGCGCATAGTTCCTCGCCGTCCGTGGTGGCCAACTCGACGCCGTCGTCGCCGTCCGTGGTCACCACCGGACGAAGTAACACCCACGTTACGAATCAGCAGCAGccgaagcagcagcagcccaCGGCCCGACCTGGCCACACAGTGCCGGCGGGTTCCGGAGCGTCCAGCACGACGCTCCATGTACAGTCACAGTCCTCTTATTTATTATTGTTAGCAACTCTTATCTGTGTTATCTTAGGTTGTAATAAATTTAGgtgttaa
- the LOC120428271 gene encoding uncharacterized protein LOC120428271, which produces MEQTNVTPGNKNFLSRRPPDFWPVLTLAADVTVVLKPTKNCTEFLGIQLVVRSSTPNALRLSVRRSSPEGQASGCDSARGQETRPSADSSEGQNQGHHRGAEDH; this is translated from the exons atggaaCAGACG aatGTGACTCCTGGAAACAAGAATTTTCTTTCCCGGCGGCCACCGGATTTCTGGCCAGTTCTAACCTTAGCGGCCGATGTTACCGTGGTGCTTAAACCCACCAAAAATTGCACGGAGTTCTTGGGCATCCAGCTGGTGGTTAGATCGTCTACGCCAAATGCATTGCGGTTGTCGGTCCGTCGGTCGTCCCCAGAAGGTCAGGCTTCCGGTTGTGATTCTGCACGTGGCCAAGAGACTCGACCATCCGCAGATTCGTCGGAAGGGCAAAATCAAGGACATCACCGAGGTGCCGAGGATCATTGA